One genomic segment of Carassius carassius chromosome 21, fCarCar2.1, whole genome shotgun sequence includes these proteins:
- the ythdf1 gene encoding YTH domain-containing family protein 1 isoform X2 — MSTTSIDPQVRWVGVARLQNGSLHQKETVHDNDFEPYLTGQSNPNNSYQSMTDPYLSSYYAPSIGFPYPLSEAPWSTGGDPPIPYLTPYAPLSNGDHHFMHDTVFGQPGGLGSSIYPHRFNFFPENPAFSAWGTSGSQGQQTQSSAYGGSYSYPPSSLGGTLVPDGQTGFPSDTLNKAPGMNSLEQGMVGLKIGGDVTGGGSGVKTVGSVIGGGPVATAVATGNGGTPLGLPPPKPTSWAAIASKPAKPQQLKLKTKPGMPMAGGTLPPPPIKHNMDIGTWDNKGPVTKVTSPLPHHQQQPPLHSQGHLPPHHHGLPPPPQPPIPSAQSLAHQMAMQGPPPPLPYQNHTPAPPPQTRWVAPRNRNPGYGGGGSMDSSSSSSGGGVGNGGGGGPPGSCAVESHPVLEKLRAAHSYNPKDFDWNLKNGRVFIIKSYSEDDIHRSIKYSIWCSTEHGNKRLDSAFRGINGKGPVYLLFSVNGSGHFCGVAEMRSPVDYGTSAGVWAQDKWKGKFDVDWLFVKDVPNSQLRHIRLENNDNKPVTNSRDTQEVPLEKAKQVLKIIATYKHTTSIFDDFSHYEKRQEEEEVVRKNLEPAPLQNRSRLDQERQNRNKQ, encoded by the exons TGCAAAATGGCTCTCTTCATCAGAAGGAAACAGTCCATGACAATGACTTTGAACCATACCTCACTGGCCAGTCCAATCCG AATAACAGTTACCAATCAATGACCGACCCATACCTGTCTAGCTACTATGCCCCCTCGATTGGGTTCCCGTACCCCCTCAGCGAGGCCCCCTGGTCCACCGGTGGAGACCCGCCAATCCCGTACCTCACTCCGTACGCCCCACTCAGCAATGGAGACCATCACTTCATGCATGACACTGTGTTCGGACAGCCAGGGGGTCTGGGTAGTAGCATCTATCCACACCGCTTCAACTTTTTCCCTGAAAACCCAGCATTTTCTGCCTGGGGTACGAGCGGCTCCCAGGGCCAGCAGACTCAGAGCTCTGCATACGGGGGCAGTTACAGTTACCCGCCCAGTTCTTTAGGTGGCACCCTGGTACCCGACGGGCAAACGGGCTTCCCAAGTGACACCCTGAATAAGGCGCCTGGTATGAACAGCTTAGAGCAGGGCATGGTGGGTTTGAAGATCGGCGGTGACGTGACTGGAGGTGGTTCTGGAGTAAAGACGGTGGGCTCTGTGATCGGTGGAGGGCCGGTGGCGACTGCTGTGGCCACGGGTAATGGCGGGACTCCACTAGGGCTACCGCCTCCCAAACCCACATCCTGGGCAGCCATCGCCAGCAAACCGGCCAAGCCTCAGCAGCTGAAGTTGAAGACCAAGCCGGGGATGCCCATGGCTGGAGGCACCCTTCCCCCACCACCCATCAAACACAACATGGACATTGGCACCTGGGATAATAAGGGGCCTGTGACTAAAGTGACCTCGCCATTGCcccaccaccagcagcagcctcCGCTCCACTCCCAGGGTCACCTACCGCCTCACCATCACGGACTCCCGCCCCCACCTCAGCCCCCTATCCCGTCTGCCCAATCACTTGCCCATCAGATGGCGATGCAGGGTCCGCCCCCTCCACTGCCTTACCAGAACCACACCCCTGCTCCTCCCCCTCAAACCCGATGGGTTGCCCCACGTAACCGCAACCCTGGTTACGGTGGGGGTGGCAGCATGGATAGCAGCAGCTCATCGAGTGGTGGAGGGGTCGGCAACGGTGGTGGCGGAGGACCTCCAGGGTCCTGTGCTGTGGAATCCCACCCGGTCCTTGAAAAGCTGCGTGCAGCACACAGCTACAATCCCAAGGACTTTGATTGGAACCTGAAAAATGGCCGGGTTTTCATCATTAAGAGCTATTCGGAGGACGACATCCACCGCTCCATCAAGTACTCCATCTGGTGCAGCACGGAACATGGTAACAAGAGGCTGGATTCGGCCTTTCGCGGCATCAACGGCAAGGGTCCTGTCTATCTGCTGTTCAGCGTCAACGGCAGCGGACACTTCTGCGGCGTAGCGGAGATGCGCTCGCCCGTAGACTACGGCACCAGCGCCGGCGTTTGGGCGCAGGACAAGTGGAAGGGCAAATTCGATGTGGACTGGCTGTTTGTTAAAGACGTACCCAACAGCCAGCTCAGGCACATCCGCCTGGAGAACAATGACAACAAGCCCGTGACCAACTCCCGTGACACGCAGGAGGTGCCTCTGGAGAAGGCCAAGCAGGTGCTGAAGATCATCGCCACCTACAAACACACCACCTCCATCTTCGATGACTTCTCACACTATGAGAAACGgcaagaggaggaggaggtggtaaGAAAG AACCTAGAGCCTGCTCCTCTCCAGAACCGATCCCGACTGGATCAA GAACGCCAGAACCGAAATAAACAATAG
- the ythdf1 gene encoding YTH domain-containing family protein 1 isoform X1: MSTTSIDPQTSKGQEAKVQNGSLHQKETVHDNDFEPYLTGQSNPNNSYQSMTDPYLSSYYAPSIGFPYPLSEAPWSTGGDPPIPYLTPYAPLSNGDHHFMHDTVFGQPGGLGSSIYPHRFNFFPENPAFSAWGTSGSQGQQTQSSAYGGSYSYPPSSLGGTLVPDGQTGFPSDTLNKAPGMNSLEQGMVGLKIGGDVTGGGSGVKTVGSVIGGGPVATAVATGNGGTPLGLPPPKPTSWAAIASKPAKPQQLKLKTKPGMPMAGGTLPPPPIKHNMDIGTWDNKGPVTKVTSPLPHHQQQPPLHSQGHLPPHHHGLPPPPQPPIPSAQSLAHQMAMQGPPPPLPYQNHTPAPPPQTRWVAPRNRNPGYGGGGSMDSSSSSSGGGVGNGGGGGPPGSCAVESHPVLEKLRAAHSYNPKDFDWNLKNGRVFIIKSYSEDDIHRSIKYSIWCSTEHGNKRLDSAFRGINGKGPVYLLFSVNGSGHFCGVAEMRSPVDYGTSAGVWAQDKWKGKFDVDWLFVKDVPNSQLRHIRLENNDNKPVTNSRDTQEVPLEKAKQVLKIIATYKHTTSIFDDFSHYEKRQEEEEVVRKNLEPAPLQNRSRLDQERQNRNKQ; encoded by the exons TGCAAAATGGCTCTCTTCATCAGAAGGAAACAGTCCATGACAATGACTTTGAACCATACCTCACTGGCCAGTCCAATCCG AATAACAGTTACCAATCAATGACCGACCCATACCTGTCTAGCTACTATGCCCCCTCGATTGGGTTCCCGTACCCCCTCAGCGAGGCCCCCTGGTCCACCGGTGGAGACCCGCCAATCCCGTACCTCACTCCGTACGCCCCACTCAGCAATGGAGACCATCACTTCATGCATGACACTGTGTTCGGACAGCCAGGGGGTCTGGGTAGTAGCATCTATCCACACCGCTTCAACTTTTTCCCTGAAAACCCAGCATTTTCTGCCTGGGGTACGAGCGGCTCCCAGGGCCAGCAGACTCAGAGCTCTGCATACGGGGGCAGTTACAGTTACCCGCCCAGTTCTTTAGGTGGCACCCTGGTACCCGACGGGCAAACGGGCTTCCCAAGTGACACCCTGAATAAGGCGCCTGGTATGAACAGCTTAGAGCAGGGCATGGTGGGTTTGAAGATCGGCGGTGACGTGACTGGAGGTGGTTCTGGAGTAAAGACGGTGGGCTCTGTGATCGGTGGAGGGCCGGTGGCGACTGCTGTGGCCACGGGTAATGGCGGGACTCCACTAGGGCTACCGCCTCCCAAACCCACATCCTGGGCAGCCATCGCCAGCAAACCGGCCAAGCCTCAGCAGCTGAAGTTGAAGACCAAGCCGGGGATGCCCATGGCTGGAGGCACCCTTCCCCCACCACCCATCAAACACAACATGGACATTGGCACCTGGGATAATAAGGGGCCTGTGACTAAAGTGACCTCGCCATTGCcccaccaccagcagcagcctcCGCTCCACTCCCAGGGTCACCTACCGCCTCACCATCACGGACTCCCGCCCCCACCTCAGCCCCCTATCCCGTCTGCCCAATCACTTGCCCATCAGATGGCGATGCAGGGTCCGCCCCCTCCACTGCCTTACCAGAACCACACCCCTGCTCCTCCCCCTCAAACCCGATGGGTTGCCCCACGTAACCGCAACCCTGGTTACGGTGGGGGTGGCAGCATGGATAGCAGCAGCTCATCGAGTGGTGGAGGGGTCGGCAACGGTGGTGGCGGAGGACCTCCAGGGTCCTGTGCTGTGGAATCCCACCCGGTCCTTGAAAAGCTGCGTGCAGCACACAGCTACAATCCCAAGGACTTTGATTGGAACCTGAAAAATGGCCGGGTTTTCATCATTAAGAGCTATTCGGAGGACGACATCCACCGCTCCATCAAGTACTCCATCTGGTGCAGCACGGAACATGGTAACAAGAGGCTGGATTCGGCCTTTCGCGGCATCAACGGCAAGGGTCCTGTCTATCTGCTGTTCAGCGTCAACGGCAGCGGACACTTCTGCGGCGTAGCGGAGATGCGCTCGCCCGTAGACTACGGCACCAGCGCCGGCGTTTGGGCGCAGGACAAGTGGAAGGGCAAATTCGATGTGGACTGGCTGTTTGTTAAAGACGTACCCAACAGCCAGCTCAGGCACATCCGCCTGGAGAACAATGACAACAAGCCCGTGACCAACTCCCGTGACACGCAGGAGGTGCCTCTGGAGAAGGCCAAGCAGGTGCTGAAGATCATCGCCACCTACAAACACACCACCTCCATCTTCGATGACTTCTCACACTATGAGAAACGgcaagaggaggaggaggtggtaaGAAAG AACCTAGAGCCTGCTCCTCTCCAGAACCGATCCCGACTGGATCAA GAACGCCAGAACCGAAATAAACAATAG